In Puntigrus tetrazona isolate hp1 chromosome 7, ASM1883169v1, whole genome shotgun sequence, the following are encoded in one genomic region:
- the saxo2 gene encoding stabilizer of axonemal microtubules 2 yields the protein MTRLCICEMCSCGRHRCTHQPTALYRKGSKTNVLSEYSEKYPAYKGHTRPKSIKPQLQYKAHQDTMEGTTTFRTDYVPYAVTRRPEKPQAEYKPKPGEIDLGTTYKQDFNPYEVQPFAPSRPKERVHTMNAKLDTVPTYKEDFRQWEISRRELTKPDTPYQPPVTKFGNSTTFQDDFIHRGLVPRESYKPPNIAKLSDAPFENMTSNKLSYVPYALEARYVKPPTEYKPNSQPFQDLTTHRQDYQGLPSQLTKSCKPEQLKAASNKPFQGSTEFRERFQQWPVSLRQVQKSGEYTSPAEHMDLTTTSHTDYIKHQIQPFVSAKPFLLPAKSSVPFQGSTTMREDFQPWAAPRQSMIRKQEEIQRASGKMEDLTTFRAHFIQHEAQPSFSFKPQNAPLRTDAPLQNDTMYRSEFTAKKISACPASFESPPGFVFDNYDDRGHRFFRKMASADNAEMPKETVLTA from the exons ATGACCCGCCTCTGTATCTGTGAGATGTGCAGCTGTGG CCGCCACCGATGCACACACCAGCCAACGGCCCTTTACAGGAAAGGCAGTAAGACTAATGTGTTGTCAGAGTACTCAGAGAAGTATCCTGCGTATAAAGGGCACACACGGCCCAAGAGCATCAAGCCCCAACTGCAGTATAAAGCTCATCAGGACACAATGGAAGGAACAACCACCTTCAG gacAGACTACGTCCCGTATGCGGTCACCCGTCGCCCTGAGAAGCCGCAGGCAGAGTATAAGCCCAAGCCTGGAGAGATCGACTTAGGAACGACTTATAAACAAGACTTCAACCCGTATGAAGTGCAACCATTTGCTCCTTCACGTCCTAAAGAGAGAGTACATACCATGAATGCAAAACTGGACACTGTACCCACCTATAAAG agGATTTTCGTCAGTGGGAGATCAGCAGACGGGAGCTGACGAAGCCGGACACTCCGTATCAACCCCCCGTTACAAAGTTCGGGAATTCCACGACATTCCAGGACGATTTCATCCACAGAGGCCTCGTCCCACGCGAGAGCTACAAGCCCCCTAACATAGCCAAGCTATCCGATGCTCCTTTCGAAAACATGACCAGCAACAAGCTCTCCTACGTTCCGTACGCCCTCGAAGCCCGGTACGTCAAACCACCGACAGAATACAAACCCAACAGCCAGCCTTTCCAGGACCTCACCACCCATCGCCAAGACTATCAAGGCCTTCCGAGTCAGCTCACCAAAAGCTGCAAGCCGGAGCAGCTCAAAGCGGCCTCCAACAAGCCCTTCCAGGGCAGCACGGAGTTCCGTGAACGTTTCCAGCAGTGGCCCGTATCCCTCCGGCAGGTGCAGAAGTCTGGGGAGTACACGAGTCCAGCGGAGCACATGGACCTGACCACCACCTCCCACACCGACTACATCAAGCACCAAATCCAGCCCTTCGTTTCCGCCAAACCCTTCTTACTTCCCGCCAAGTCCTCCGTGCCCTTCCAGGGCAGCACCACCATGAGAGAGGACTTCCAGCCGTGGGCGGCTCCCCGCCAAAGCATGATCCGCAAACAAGAGGAAATCCAGCGGGCCAGCGGGAAAATGGAAGATCTGACCACCTTCAGGGCTCATTTCATTCAGCACGAAGCTCAGCCCAGTTTCAGCTTCAAGCCCCAAAACGCACCGCTGCGAACCGACGCTCCCCTGCAGAACGACACCATGTACCGCTCAGAGTTCACGGCCAAGAAGATCAGCGCGTGTCCGGCCAGCTTCGAGTCTCCTCCGGGGTTTGTTTTCGATAATTACGACGACCGAGGCCACCGCTTCTTCCGCAAAATGGCGTCTGCGGACAACGCCGAGATGCCGAAGGAAACGGTCTTGACGGCTTAA